The Lathyrus oleraceus cultivar Zhongwan6 chromosome 5, CAAS_Psat_ZW6_1.0, whole genome shotgun sequence genome includes the window CTCCACCTCCCTATCAGAGGGAAGTTACTTGATTATTCCAGGATCAAACATGATGAAGCCCAGGAGATGATGGTCATTTATTTGGGAATTGACCCAATGGATACCCTGATGCAGTGTGAGATCACCAAATGACCGGTGATGCTGACGACAATGATTTACATGTTACTTACCATTGGGAGCGTGCTTTGATGTTACCTACTATTCTTGGTTGGCACGTCCATGTTTGTAAACAAACTTGCAACCTATGTTGATGTGGCATACGTTAAGTACTTCATCGACTTGTGATCATTCACGAGCGGAACTGGGGGGCACCTGTTTGGTATCCCTATACTCCAAGTTGAGTGAATATTCTCTTTGGAAGACAAAGTAAATGACAGCCTCCTGCACTCTGCTAAGGTAATTTCCATAACCACTTATAATTTTAAAATCACTTATTATTTTCACTTGTTACTAatgttttttatttattaaattttcAGGGATGGATCTTATCCCACTTTCATCGCATATACATGTTTGATCGTGTGCTAGAGTATATTGAGAATTGACCACATGTTTTCTTATATTTCCACCGTGGAGGGAATGATGTCGTGTGTATATTGACCGAACTTAACATGATGACATATACTGGACAACATACACCACTCAATGGGGCATTGTGGCCTTCGACCCCATTTCATTTTACTTTGGATGGTTGGCATGTGGAACGAATCTGATGTGCAGGTGTCGTCCGCAATGATGCATTTGTTAGTTTAGATATGTGCATATCATTCTGAGACCCCCCCCCCTTTCGTGTTTTCTCCTAATAACGTTGTCTGCGGACATCTTGATGACATACTGGAAGATTATGAGAGTCATCTGATTCTAGAGGAGTAACAGAGTATGCCAGCCACAAGTCAGTGGTCTTATGTGGACAGTTACATGACTTGGTTCTATAGTGTGTCGCACCCTGTCATGATACTGGATGCTCTTGGACATCCACCTAGGCTTTCTCATGAGGAGATCCTAAAGAATGAGCAAGCCAGAGATGACCATGCTCAGTCAAAAAAATATACGGATTACGCATGAAGGCATGGAGTCTGGGCTGTTTGAGAGAGGTGGCGATGATACAGTTTTCCTAGCATGTTCCATTTTTATTAAGGCACGAAATTCCTTAGGTTACCTACGTCAGAGGAGGAGCCACTGGGTTAGAATTAGGCATACACAGTAggtttttcttttttttttttgggaATTTTTTGTATTATTTTTCATACTTCGAGAAcaatatttataatattttggACTGGTTTTTAATTAATGCATTACCTTGTTCTATGATGTTCGTGTTTATTAATGTTTGAATCAAATTATGACACCGTTAATCGAATTAAAATGACTTTGGATTAAAAAAATTACAAACTTACGATAATGTTTTTGTCCAAGATGCATGTAGGTAAGtattcagagatgcatctccaaattCACCCCATAAGTACTCGCAAGTGCATCTCCATACCATTTTTTGGCAAAACAAAAAAGAGATGACTACTAGATTTACGAAGGATGAAGTGATTTCAGGTGCATATGGGATGGATCTCCAAAAATACCTGAGGACAACTTTGGATTTTCATAGGTGTGAGTCACACCATAAGGGTGGGAGAAGAAATGACCTTTATCTAATGCGAGAAGTTTTGTGACACTGTTCAGAAGACTTGATTAAAATAGCTTATGACATTGTTCATACATTTTTTTTTAAACTTATTTTTATAAATTCTTTAAGATAGCTAATGAAAATAActtataatatatataaaaacaagtatattgtattttttattataaaaatagtTTATGTGAATTTATACACATAAGCTTATTTTAATAATCACTTGTACTATACGCATAAATAAGCTGCTTATCTAAACATGCCTTTAGACATTTTAATTCTTTCAAGTCACCTTCCCCAATGCTAGTGAGACCTTACTTTAGAAGTCTCTCAACCAAGTCCTACCACAACACTAGTGTGACTTTTCAAGTCATGTCAGTACACCTCTCCCAATCGTGTCCAACACCATCACATAACCCTTGATTTGACTATAATACTATTAAAACTACAACAACAAAATTCaattttcatattttaaatttCATTTACTGGACTTTTGAAAAAAACAAAGTTTTTTATCGAAGATTTGTTAGAAATACTGAATTTTTACAAGTGGCATTTTCATTCAAGTTATGTATTATTATCGATTTTTTTTGTGTTACCAAATATTTAGGAAAAAACATGTTATTTTACCAATTTCTTAAAATTGTCGACACCAAAtttatggttttctacctaaAATTTAGAAATGTACAATATAATCCCAAGTTTTTCTTGCATTTTTACCGAAAATTTGAGATTGTTCGTACATTGAAGTTGTGTCGATGGAGATTAGCTTTGGTATAACACCTTGGTTGCCGCACAAAGCTTCCCCTTGTAAAATATTGTCTCTTGGAGAAGCGTACTCCATGCTCTCTTCAATCCTAAGTATCATATTTACCAAGAATTAAGAGTTTTAGTGGTGCACTAGGTTATAGACATTATGCAATAGATTGGTAGCTCCCTGTAGTTTACAGCAGTTGTTGAAGACTTTGGAGCTCTTGACTAAACATTTACGATTGTGATGGAGATTGCTTTGAAGGTTGGCCTTAGCAAGCTAGTTGTAGAGGTTAGAAGGCCATGAGAGCTTGAAACGCTTCTTGGCCAATTTTTGAAGGAGCAAGATCTTGTGGCGTAGGGACGGACGAATAGGTCACTAGACCTTAATCATATTCGAACGGAGGAGAAGGAAGAGCTTTGTTAGCTTCAACGACCACAACAACGACATGATATTGAGCGACGCATAAAGTAATCTTCAATGTTACCATAGCTTCACGAGCTTGATATATGAACCGATCGAGAAAGAGACTAGTGTTTTGAGAAAAAGGTTAGCAATTTGAATCTTCGGTGAAGAGACATCGATTTTTCAAGGACATTCACATGAATCAGAAGTCGACTCCCATAGACATCGTCATTATTTCGCTCAGGTACCCTAAATAGGTGATGAAATGAAGAAACAGAGCTCAGATGTGATGGCTCAAGCTTCCAGTATGGTGGAGAGAGGATGAACTTACAAGATTAACACTCCAATGTCCAAATTATTGAGTGAATGAATTGAATATTTGAAATGATGCATATTGATAATTATATACTATGGACGGTCAAAATTGTATGCTTATGACCCGATACTTTACATGTAATATCGTTTGATTAGATCCAACAATAAGAGATGCAATGGAGATCAAAATTGCAAATCCTCAGTTGGAATGAGGGTCCATATGTTCCCCATGTATTTTTACATGATGTTCGATATTTGAGCGGTAGTGAGATGTAAAATTTGTTTGAACATAATTATTATTTCGTAAGATTATCATcattaagtttttttttttaaaattcatgTGGCATCTACTATCACAAATGTTTTAAAGTCGATATAAATTATATATATGTTatcaaatatttatttattttacattttataCTTAAATTATAATTATATAAAAATGATATTTGCATAATTCACGTGTTTGTATGGCACATATGAGAAATCTATCCAAAATATTGATACCTTAGAAAATACATTTCTTTTATACAATTTTTATAGTAAGCAAGTACCATTTTTTAGATGATTTAATCTGATTGAGTAATTTCTATAATTATGATTGAGTAATTTCTATAGTTAAGACAGAATCATATAAGGGACTCTAAAAGATTCAATAAAATCATAATTTCACAATATCATCCTTCAACTCAAATTCAAATAAGTTGACAGTTACCAAATCAAACACATGATAAACTAACTTTGAACACAAAAAACACATGACATAGTTATACAGGCCAAAAATAAAACACAGAGATTTAGCTAACCATTAAAAAACAAATATCATATACAATGAGAACCAACAACATAAGACATAATGGacccatcattttcataacatTGAACCAATTGAAATCTCGACTTCaacaaatgaaaaaagaaaaactTTAATCATAAGACGAAGAATGTTAATCAGAACAGAACATTTTTTTATCAAGCGAATACATAAGTTACAAGAACATATTGATTATCATTTATACTCAATACCAACCATAATCCATCACAGCATCTGGTAGCACCAAATCTTTTCGATTCAAATTATATTCGTTGTTGGAAGTATAATAAGCTGGAAGCCGATTGAATGATCCAGGGTTTTTAATTTTTGAGTGGACCCGTTTTAAGAAGTTTATTTGGCGACTAACTATATCAGTGTGTTGATCATAATCTAGAGTAACTATATCAGTGTGTTGATCATAATCTAGTCTATTCCATTGTGTACTAGTGTCTGCTTCATTGGGAGCCTTGTTATCAGTGTTTGTTTGCAATGAATCAATATTTGAGCCTTTCAAATTTTGATCTGAATTGAAGTTTATTATTGAATCAATAAAATGATTGTAATCCGGAGAATCTGGAACGGACGGACAAGGGTCAATCGAAGGAAATAGAATCGACTTGCCAATTGGGTCAATCGAAGGAGACGGAACCGACTTGTCAACAGGGTCAATCGGAGGACACGGAACCGACTTGTCAACAGGATCAATCGGAGGACACGGAACCGACATGTCAATATACTCTAATGAGGGAAGTTGCGGCCAGTTACACTGTTGCGGTAAATTTTGGAATGAAGGGGGCTCAAACCTCATGGACCCATATATGGGCTCAGGATAAGAGATATTTGACGTGGCATGAAAACCAGGTATAGGATTATCATATCCATGAATAAGGTTGGTGTCAAGAATCGGATCACATGGAGTAGACAACATAGCATATTGGCTATACTCATCAAATACTTCCGGGTCAGCAGCACTACTGCCACTGAACAAATATCTGTGCTGATCTACTGCACTAGGCATGGATAAGGTATTATGAGACGGATCTGAGTACCGTCCAACCAAGTCACTTATTGATTTGTAATCTTGAATATCAAAAAATGGTGGCAACATATCTGGGCTGAATTTGTAATATTTAAGGTCCAAGTCAGTTATATCCAAGTTAAAGGTTTCTGTTTCAACTTGCTGGCTGGATTCATTTGCCAATGCCTCAGCACTTTCTTGACTGCCATTTATTGCAGGTTTTGATGTTATCTCTTCAGGATAGATTGGTAAGCCAGCTCGTTGCCGTTTCTTAGATCTTGCGTACCAAAAGTTCTTTATCTCGTTATCTGTACGTCCAGGCAActgaaaagaaaagaaagaacatGTAAATAACGAGCTCGGTGACATGATACACGCAAACAAATAAGTTAAGTTATTACGAACCAAGGCAGCCATTTGAGCCCACTTGCTTCCTTTCCGAAAGTGGAACTCGAGGATTTTGCGTTCTTCTTCAGCAGTAAATGGTCCCCTTTTCAGTCCCGGCCTCAAGTGATTAAACCACCGGAGACGACAGCTTTTCCCACAGCGAGCAATTCCGGATTCCTTTTGGACCGCATTCCAGTTTTCCTCTCCATGCTTTTTAATATGATCTACCAAAATTTCATCCTCTTCCTTTGTCCATGGACCTTTCTTTAGAGCAACTTCTCCCCCTCCCGCGTTATCTCTTTGATCAGCTTCCTCCCCCGATAATACTGCCCGGCTATCTTTCATTATAATACCTTCCCCTCCTTCCGCGTTACCTCTTCGATCAGCTTCTTCCACCGGTAATACCGACCGGCTACGCTTTGGGCTTTTGCCAACATCACCTCCACTTGATAAAAACGACTCTTTCCGTTTTGGCGTCGAAATGCTACTCATGATTCAATATATCTACAAAGTTAACAAAGTTTGAAAACTTTAGCACACATAATTAAACATACATATCTTTGATTTCTCAAATGTAAACGCGGAGTCCACGAACACGGTGACGATGACGCAATACACGATGTCGACGGTGTTGATGGCTCTTGAAAGCAATAATTCTGGCACAAGCAATGAACTGGATGAAGAACGCAACCTCTTGACGTGCATAAGCGCTTCTTTCATTGCCTTGTTGTTTCAGCTTTTTCATTTAAGAAGATTATAACACTTTGACTTGATCCACTCTGTTGAAGATTATAACACTTTGACTTGATCCACTCTGTTGAAGATTATAACACTTTGACTTGATCCACTTTGTTGGCTGGACGCGGATTTGGATCGGGTTTCTTGGATCTGTTTGGGCCTTCTTCACTAAAAATTTTCTTATACTCCAACATTTATTCTTATACCCctatattttaaaaaaaaaataccAATTTTGTCCTtctatatttttaaataatttattattttattatttaaatattttttaaattttattttacaTACCGGAAGACTTTGTAAAAGAATTTCGGTAGTCATTTTTAACgtattttttaatttttttatatatcGGAAGACTTTATAAAAGAgttccggtacacaaaaattgaTTAGCGGAACTCTTTTATAAAGTCTTCCGGTataaaaaaaaaagtcaaaaatatttgaaaaatgagtatcggaactcttttgcaaagtcttccgaTTCACAAAAATTGACTATCGAAATTCTTTTGCAAAGTATTCCAATACAcacaaaaaaatgataaaaaaaatatttgaaaatgacTACAGAAAGTTTTTATACGGAAAACTAATTGTGGAATCTTATTTTATACAATCAAACAATattattctatttttaataaAAGTATTGTCTACAGTGTTACAGAATAGATGTACATCAAATCTTATTTTATACGATCAAACAatattattctattttcttttctagaACATTCCACAATAGCTCTCTTTTCAACAAAACTAATTGTCTATAGTGTTACAGAATACTCTCTCCGTCCAATATTATAAGCAAAATTCAACCTTTTCACACCATTTAATAAAATTAGTCAGCATAATTACTTTCATTCTTTAATATCTAAATTGTCCTCATTGCAATATTAAAATGCCTAAATTATCCTCACAAACTGATTAAACATACTTAACGTTTAAGATTCTCTGCAATAAATAAAAAGTAGTACTCATATTTTCATAGTTAATGCACTTATATTTTTGTTTCATGTATTTCCATAGTTAATACACCATCCATTTTTCAATAAATATTAATCAATCACATTAGTTGTTAATATTAAAATCTTGAGTATTTCAACGGTTTTCAAAAAATACTCCTATTTCTAGTGTCTGCACATTAAAAACTGACTCAATAAATGCAAAGGGTAGTATTTGGTATAATGTCATTAATTATGAGTTAAAAAATCATTTTTGCTTATATTTTGATCACAATTATAATGATCATTTTTTGCTTATAATATGGGACAGAGGGAGTTGATGTATATTGAATCTTATTTTATTCGATCAAACAATATTATTCTATTTTTTTGCGCTAAGAAAGTGCTACTACTATgtaaatatttattatttaattatttatcTTTAAAAAATGTTAATAGTTAAGAGCGCTCAATTACAGAAAAAATGTTATATATCTCTAAAACTGCAATAATAACTAATCCTCTATTTTAATGCTTTATTTTTTTCTGcatattttattataattattacCTTAGTCTTTAATTAAAAAATTAGATGTAATTGATAAATTTGTTAACAACTGATATCATTTTTACAAATTTAATTTAAGAAAAATGGTTTGTATGTCAGgttaaaaatacaaaaagaatAGAGCTcgtatttttttaaaataaccatatttttaaattaatttttgaaataattaatttttcaaaaaaaattatcGGAATAACCATATTTTCAAACAGATGCGTCAGATCAACTGACACATCCATTTAAGATGAAGAGGAGGCGCCACTGATGTTGGCGCATGCTTTCAAAGCATTGCATAGAGGCGCCAACAACCATGGCGCATGTGCATGTGCATTGGTGTATTCGCCAATTCATCTGTCGCATACACctaaattgtttttttttttaattttaatagtttatttaacaattaattaaataaaatattgaaaaaaataatatttatgttatattaaaaattacatggaattgatcaaaatttcaatGACCGCCCCGATCGaaacgtccccctgttccacatctaggtgcgttagtctgtcttcgaggtctcccacgatttttctgaggtgtttggggtcttttAGTGCTGACATTATCCAATGGTGACTGGTGTGAAGTTTCGATGGAAGATCCAACGATATTTGATAGATATGTCATCATTTGCTCCTAATAGTCGGGGGGCTCTGGCCAAcgacgcttccgtaatggagtttAATGTCCATGTTATCGTAGTTGGATCGATGTGGTTGGGTGAATTATGGACGATATAGTTGCCTGAATTGagacattgaatcgttttggaaacgaagcaatgaTTCATGGGATGTACTATAATTTAACTATGGTTGGGTGTTTTGGTGATGAGATGTTTGGGTGGTCATCGATGGGGTTTACGATGAAGTGAACtgtatgaatcatctgggctatagactGTTGTGGTGGCTGCGTATGATTGTTGGTtggtagggtttgattcttggttttgaggTTAGGTGTGTGGCATGAATGGATTGCGAGGTTAGGTGTTTGACATGAATGGGTTGTGAGGTTGAGTGTTTAGTTATTGGGTGTATGTGGTAGGGTGATGGTGTAGGGTTGGTTGTTAGGTTTGGGTGAttgacattggtgttggacggggacttgttgttgggcgtatgatgacgaagctagttggcatggatcaatcaaataccttggctcagaaATAAATTATTGCGTTGTAATTgacctaaaccatgtcatatattgCTGAATAGGTTTAGCACCCtgtatgactggttcgtttaagatgtgttgtcgtcgattcctcaaatgatgacacatctcttttgcaaagtctctccagttGGGATAATCCCATTGGACATCGACTCTTTTTTGATGCCAATCTCCCAGacacgtcggaggttctggaatttgttgttgcatgtcgaactgcaattttacccggtcactctggtgcatctccacagtagtgaaccggataattgatgtctttgttgtccaaactgcatcatcatcatggttaacctgatgatcaagacccagatatggcctccagataaactgtacaaCAATACGAGATtattagatgataaataatttgagaagtatttttaaattaaaatagagttgtgtaggattattacatcgtATTGTCCAATGTGATCCAATAGATTACGATAGACTATtatagcgtgtttcagacacctattgtagttcatccctctaACTGACCATGTATATcaaaaacaattgaaaaatattattacagttaattgtaatataaagtctaattaattatatggtaaagttttaaacttactttgttgcaaaaGGAAATATGTATGGATACTTGTTTATTGGGGCAAGTGACGACATTtttgaccaacctcatgcttgtagcaaatacgcGGGTGAATAAAAAGTACAAGATGAGACttgtgctattggaaatggaatattgcaccgtctcttttgggcgtatcaaccatgcattAAAGGTTTTTCTTTatgtaaacctattatacaaattgatggtacatggttgtacgggaaataaaggaacgttactgatggcagtggcacaaaatggcaacaacaacatttttgcaatcgcctttgcccttgttgaatggagactgctgagggatggagttttttcctaagaaatctccgatttCACGTTGCTCATCAAgctaacttatgtttgatctccgactGACACCCTTCAATAGTCCGTGCatacaaaaacattgataatggaTGGCAGGATCCTCCGTCGACGCATGTCTtctgcattagacatatcgctcataattttatgcgggagatcaaagacaaaacattgaagaagaaggttgtcaatgaaggttacacattatcagaaccttctttcaaacactaccgcgaagaaataagattgtcaaacgcagATGTAGTACGGTGGATCtacaatattccattggagaagtggagTAGGGTATATGACAACGATCAACATtagggccacatgacaacaaatcttgtggaatcaatgaactctgtcttcaaaggcatctgaaacctacctataaccTCTTTAGTGCAGGTAACATATTTCATGCTAGGGGCGCTATTTGAGATCAGGCATTCtaaatggagttcagtgttgctATCTGGCAGTTATTCAGTGATGCTTAAATGgaattcattagacatgaagctCCTAAAGCGAACACACACGTGGTCATGGTGTTTGATCatactaaaggttggtacagtgttgctgagtccatggatcacaatgaaggcatgccGATGAGACAATACAaagtggaactagatagaggttggtgcgactgcaAAAAGTTCCAAGCCTTTCTGTACGCTCTGCTCCTAGGTCATTGCGGCATattcaaaggttcgaagggatccatcctacttacTATCTGACATTTATAAAGTCATAAGCCTATCCAATAtttacaaaattagtttttcagtaaatgcaaaagaggattactggcaagtatatcaaggggacattgtttggcacaacgaagttatgcgaagaaagaaaaaaggttGCCCAAACATCACtcgtattcgaaccgaaatggatacggcgaatAAAATGGTTTGATTATATAGTTCATGACGTCTaccaggtcacaatcgtactaactgtcaTAGTGTTGGAACGAGGacaacaagataattttacatgtacctcttttgcaatatataaaaaaaaaattatttcatatgataactttgtgaggaaataccatcacaaacaaatacaacacattcaACACACAAGTAACACATAAACAAGAACACAAATAACTAAAATAATTAAAATACCATTAAtataactaagcgattacaaccatcaaaacaattttgaacatattatgcACCATCTTGCGAGTGTCTCTGTTAGTCTTAATATCCATCCATTCACGCACTTTTCCATTTTTGTTGAACGTTGACTCAAGCCATTGAATCCTTCTAGTCCTTTCACCATCTGCAGTTTCTCCTTCTAACCAATGATCCAACGTCCGATTAAGATGTTCTAATgaatctatattccaaagtcgaatctttatcggaggtGCGATTGCTGAAAAGATTATATCGATATTTCTCTTatgaatgtattcagacatggttaaaaaATGAAGGAGATTGAAGTAGAATGAAAATAAATATGGTTGGACGGTAAAAGTTGTGTGAAAAAAATATGAGAGATGCGCGAGGTATTTATAGATGAAGCTTTCAATTCATGCgccactacgccaaaaactggaatagacagcgcaccttagagggcgctttattacaaaagcgcactctaaagtgaagcgaaaaaataaggagcgaacaattggaatagacagcgcactttagagggcacttttgtaataaagcgccctctaaggtgaagcgaaaaaataaggaggagatagagggacaacaatacagggcgctttttagaaagcgccctctaaggttacccttagagggcgcttttaaaaaagcgctctataagtccatgtacatttccagtttataaagcgcttttggaaagtcttagagagcgctttcataagcgccctcttaggccccctttagagggagctttttttccacaagcgccctctaaggtcccctttagtaaacattaaaattataacatactgcgcgttttgttatttcactctctgttattttcgttctttttcacgttatggttttcactgctacgattttcgctacttctaaggcgttctccttccacctctgttagatctacgacgtttcctccttctattaattcgttgttagctgtttGATTTTGACACCATgggtatttttctaatcttcatattacttggtttctcttctgacgttcgctattgttcatttttggtttcgctattgttcatttttggtttcatttttcttggttcatacagGAATTTCTGAATTGTATTTCTGCAACAGGAAGAGAACGAGTCGTTAGTTTCATGTTATGAAATCCACATGTATAGCTATATTCTATGTGTAATAGACTTCTATATGTTATACGGGTATGTTTACTCATTCACATGTTTATTTGCGCAAATCCTCAACATGTGCTGCGTTCTAATTCCAATTTCTAAATTGTAATGATAGTTTTAGTT containing:
- the LOC127085601 gene encoding transcription factor MYB33, translating into MSSISTPKRKESFLSSGGDVGKSPKRSRSVLPVEEADRRGNAEGGEGIIMKDSRAVLSGEEADQRDNAGGGEVALKKGPWTKEEDEILVDHIKKHGEENWNAVQKESGIARCGKSCRLRWFNHLRPGLKRGPFTAEEERKILEFHFRKGSKWAQMAALLPGRTDNEIKNFWYARSKKRQRAGLPIYPEEITSKPAINGSQESAEALANESSQQVETETFNLDITDLDLKYYKFSPDMLPPFFDIQDYKSISDLVGRYSDPSHNTLSMPSAVDQHRYLFSGSSAADPEVFDEYSQYAMLSTPCDPILDTNLIHGYDNPIPGFHATSNISYPEPIYGSMRFEPPSFQNLPQQCNWPQLPSLEYIDMSVPCPPIDPVDKSVPCPPIDPVDKSVPSPSIDPIGKSILFPSIDPCPSVPDSPDYNHFIDSIINFNSDQNLKGSNIDSLQTNTDNKAPNEADTSTQWNRLDYDQHTDIVTLDYDQHTDIVSRQINFLKRVHSKIKNPGSFNRLPAYYTSNNEYNLNRKDLVLPDAVMDYGWY